Genomic DNA from Epinephelus fuscoguttatus linkage group LG14, E.fuscoguttatus.final_Chr_v1:
TATTCCAGAATATCCAGTAAACATCAAAAAGTTTCATTCCACATTTGTCCATATACTGATATACTGATTGTATTGTAAATAAACTGGCTTTTACAATTTGCAAATACTGTTTCTTGTTTAAGTTGCCATTTCTAACGTAAGGATTTGCAATGCTtaaccatgtttctgcagtacatacatactgtatctcAATAAAGGGTTCCAAAgtcaaataatgaataaaacttCACAATCTCTGAATGACCCACTCACATTTGCCTCTGTGCAGCCTGGAGAAATATGTTTGGGCCTTAAAGGCATCAGTATGCTTCGATCGAACCGATCGACAAACTGCTTATGAAACAACACAACATTCCACTGGAAATGGGGATGCTGCATTTGACAATTTTTGGATCTTTCCCCAAATGCCACTCCAAAAATTACTCTAAAATGCAAGGGTGCAGAGGTGAGAAAGCATGTAAGATTTGTGCTTCTTTCTCAAACTGTCTTTCATTCTTGACAAAACTAGAACTACTCcctcacagttgtatgcctcccttagtcaagttgcagttaagATCAGTTTATAtttacaaggtcacagtgactttgacctttgacctttaaacATCAAATTTCAATCAGtccatccttgactcaaagtggatgtttgtgccaaatgtgaagaaatttcctcaaggtgatCTTTAGATATTGGATTCCCGAGAATGAAACATGCAAggtcagtgaccttgacctttgactgccAAAATCTAGTCAGTGCCTCCTTGAATCCAAGTAgacatttctctcaaatttggggaaaaaaaaacctcaatgtgttcttgagatattgccttcatgagaatgagacagattgggtcagtgaccttgacttacgacctttgaccaccaaagacaaatcagttcattctgAGTTCAgctggatgtttgtgccaaatttgaagaaattccctttgGGCATTCTTGAGACatcgtgttcacaaggatgggaccgATGttcaacctgaaaacataatgcctcttgCTGCAGCTATCGccggcacagaggcataaaaatcttTAAAGTACAACACAGTGCAACACCACTGAATACCTCCAAGGATCGACTCCACAAAAGAGTGCACCCTCAAGCTCATTTGTATAACTCTATGTCAAGATGAGAAAGGCAAAATTCCTGGAGTGAGATGAGGAAGGTAGTGAAATGCAGCGAGAAAGGGACTATGGAGGTAAGCTTTTCACCCTGGCCTTAAGTGTTGGCTTTCAGAGCAGGTATACACAGTTTTGCCTACAAACAGAGACAACATGTCATACAAACTAGTGTGATTTAAGCATCCTAaacccctgaccacattttacTCAAAGTCAGAGGTGTCAACAAGCTTTGACATCAAAACTGTTGAAAAACCACAAGATAGCATGATTCACTCAGATATCTCCAGAACCTGATCATTTGTGTAACATCATTTCCAACTGATGAATACAGAAACAATTCGGTGACGATGGCACTGATGGGTGTTGACAGTGTTCCTGATGAGAATATAAGTAGTGTGAGGTGACACTACTTTGTGTCTAAAGCTTGTTATCCTCTGTTAAACCAGTGCAGCAGAGCCATTGTTAAGGCCAGCTGCTTCCTGTCTGCAGGTCATTATTTTCAGCAAGGCCTATAATGAGGTACTTAAATAGTAACTTCATGTATCCCGACAAACTCTGCAGAATTTCCACCATTTCATCTTTTGTCTTGTTTCCATTTCAGTAGGAAgccacacacagaaaatgactCAGGAGCAAAACATCAAATACATATTTGTGAAAGGACATATCGATTTTTATCACTTCCTGTACAGCTGATGTTTGGAGATTGAGGGTTTCTCAGTACTAACATACTAACAAGGTGTCTTTGTACAGTAGTGATGTCTGACTCTTTCACTATAAACACAACAAGCTCTCTCAAAGGCCAgagaacattttttaaactgatATGTCCAGCAGATATTTTAACTATGCAGCACTGTCCTACTTCAGAGTATCTAATTTAAGCATGGCTTTAGTCTACATGTGTTTTCTTGGAGAGAATGGTCCTCTTGTAAAAGTAAGCTGAGATGATGTACATAGACATGGTGGAATTGTTCAcagatttcattttcattgctgTGTCCATTAGATATAGATGCAGTGAGGACAACTGTATGATGACCTTCAAGTCCATTTACATGTGCATTAGTTAAACTAAGGGGtccagtttggggacctcagaactGCATCTctactttttgcagatgatatggttctgttggcttcatcacactctgacctccagcaggcactggggcagtttgcgGCCAAGCGTGAGGGGGttaggatgagagtcagcacttCCAAAGCTgagccatggttctctgctggaaaacggCGAATTGCCTCCTCTGGGTTGGTTCTTGCCTTAAgaaaaggagttcaagtatcttggggtcttgttcatgagtgaggcttaaatggagtgtgagatggatagGCTGGTTGTTGCAGCATCCgcagtgatgtgggcactgCACCGGACCGtcctggtgaagagggagctgagccaaaGGGTGAAGCTTTCGAGTTACTGGTCCATCTAAGTCCCAACCCTCaactatggtcatgagctttggttgtaaccgaaagaatgagattgcggatacaagcggccgaaatgagtttcctccgtggggttgctgggctcagccttggagatagggtgaggagcacaGACATTTGGAGGGAGCTCAGAATAGAGCCCCTGCTCCctcgcatcgaaaggggtcagttgatgtggttcaggcatctgattagGAGGATGCCTCCCagcacctcctgttagaggtgttccaggcatgtctCACTGGTGGGAGGttccagggcagacccagaacacgctggagggattatatatctcatctggcctgagaatgccttagggtcccccaggaggagctggaaaactttgctggggagagggacgtctgggctgctttgcttggcctgctgccccagtgacccagccccagataagcagataaaAATGGAATGGAATTAGTTATACTTTGTCATAAAGATTAAGTCATAGGCTCCTAACCTAGGTATGGTGCTGTACTTAATGACTACTGTTCCCCcggctgaaaaaaaacaactcagccAATCAGACCTTTGTGGACACAATTAAGAATGGAGAAGTCCTGGAAAGTTGCAATCAAAATGGCAACAAGCACAGATATTGACTGATAATGATGGCAATGGGATGGATAATTCACTTactaacaaaaaaacccaaagggGTCCgatttgaaaacaaacaaacaaaaaaacaatccttcccaaacaaaaaacaaccaagacGTCCAACCAGTGGTTTCAGTTTGGATCAGTATGCTGGTCTGTTGCATTGCCACATTACAGTGTGATTACGAATCTATGCCACAAATTCTGCATGAATATGGTACTTAGCAGAACTATCATGTTATGTCAAACTCAGAGATTAGTTGGTTCTAGAGATGTAGAATGTCACCCCTGTGGTGGGGCAAGTGCACAAGGGGGAGCAGTACCAACTACATATAGGGCTCTATACACATGGCACTGGGTCTGGAATCAAAATACTGGATAGCGGCTAGATTGGAATTTTCTGGAGCTGCCCAAAGTGAGAGGTGTTGGACAGGTGTAGGTATACTCATGAGCTCTAGGCTGAGCGCTGCTGTGTTGGAGTGTTCCAGGGAGAACAAAGGAGATAATCCACAAGGGTTGTTGGGGGTATCATAAGAGCTGAAGTGGAAGGCAAAGTTTTCGATTTACCAGttgatctacgttccaacccccaatggtcatgagctttgggcagtgacttcaaGAATAGGATCACAAATACAAGCGGCCATGAGAAACAGGCTGCTGACATTAAAAAAGTAATCCACCAGGACTTTATGGTGGCACATGCCAGATGATGTTTTGCTGCAGGAAAAGTTTAGCATGGTTCAAccctgcattttttttgtcaaagccgtAAATAAAAATACCACATGCATGAGTGTTGGAACAACAAAAATCACTTTTGCGAGACAGgcattttatttagaaaaaaaaggaatgacATTGCAGTGTAAGCCTTCATCTCCTGAATAATTTGCTGTGGATGTCGGATGATAATTCATGATATGCTAAGGATTAAGAagcagagtagggcaggtcatgccttcGCCATAGTCTGAGGGATGGATGACATCATTCGGCCCAATAATTaaccatgtgcttctgtttgttTCATTGTTTCCAATGGTCTTTTGGACAATGGGTGTTTGTTTTCAGGATAATGGACTTTGGGTccaattaaacatttttcagactaTTAGGGCTTCTAAATTACAGACTGTCCCAACACTGGGCAGTCTCCAGCAGGGTATGGCAGCCCTTTGTAGTTTCACCTGACCAGTCTGACACTAAATGTGCGTTATCTGCTCCTGAGCAATAAGGTATGATGATGGATCTATGGACCTATCTAACACAAATGAACTCCAATATGACTGTTCTCATAGCAGTAGCATAGCCAGTGATCAGATATGTATTGGATATctttatttccttgtttttttttctctggacATAGTGAGACAGTAAGGTTTATTCCTTCGAGAGAAACATCCATTGTTCCGTTAACCTGCCTCAGGGTATGAATGAacacgtatacacacacaagcactaTAATGATTTCCAGTAATAAGATGGTGGGCTCTCCACAACAGCACCATGACTGAGGCTCTTTGAAACAGGACACTAACAAGCTAACAGGACTTCCACTAGGCCTGTCCTCTTGTACGCTAAACTCAAAGTCGGTTTGATCTGGTGAAGGGTGTGTATGCTTGCGTATATGTGTGGGTGGGTTAGGGGGATGGGGGGTTAAAACACTCCAGTCCAGAGTATATAAGTAGCTATGTACGTCAAGAAACTAATACTTTTCAACCACCGTAGACCTGCACACAGCCACTACAGAAGCAACTGGCAGTCCATacacaaaaaaagcacaagTGGAAATCCAGGTTTTTCTTATTTCTCCTTCAAGAAGACGGGAGAAGAAATAAGTGGCAGATAGGAAGCAGCAACCAACAAAGTATCTGACTGCACATACAGTAgccatttctgttgctgtgattAGTGGTTCACCTGGAGCATCTCTGCTTGTGTGACACCTCACCTTTAACCTCTGAGGTCCACCCTTGAGAGGGTCCTTGCTGGTACCAACttttaacagacagacagacgaacACGTCCTTCCTGAGAAGCAGGTAAGAAATCAGCCAACCACTGGCTTACTAACAACAGCTTTAACAAACCTGTAACCAACAGCTTTGCATGAAGCCAATTTTACTTTCAGCTGTGCTACATGTTAgtctattaatttttttttatacaccaAGCAGCTTTAGAATTTATTCGCAGAAATTCTATTTGTATTTGAAGAAACAAATTCTGTCTCGATTGTCACCATGTTGACAGAATTTGGTTCCAGCTGAGCATATAACAAACcttaaaaacaaaagaggatTTTCAAAGGCTGTTgggttttattgtttatttcacACTGAAGCAAATTTGATTTGCTGTTTGTGTGGTGTAACATTTCacactgacatatttttaaaaaatcagttaaaaaaaaaaatcacgaatgttaaaaaacacttgTCGGctgtgtcaaacacacacacacacacacagtctgaatCATTTCTGGCTCATTTTAGGCTCCAAAATTCTCATAAAACCAGCAAGTTCTGAGTGGTCAGGTGAATTTCAGTacatttttcctctctgttttcGAGACCTTTGAAAGAGCTCCAAGTGCATTACATAGAAATGGTAAAATATTGTGTGTGagatattttgatttttttagttgTACAAACATACTGATATTTAttaacaataatgaaaatagtttctgtttttattattttgttttattttgtaaataaatcGTTTAAAGATCATAAATACACAACGCAGTTAACATGTAATTATTATTGTCATgaaagccttttttttccttttaattgtttcatttttttaggATGTCTGAACTGTCTGCTTTCCCCCGAACGTCCTTCCTGTTGCTTTGCATTCTGGGTATGACCTTGGTGACATCTGGCTTCCCTCAGCCTGGACTACCTCTCAGGTGGTTACTCACTAAATCTTATGGCTGTCAGTCATATGGCTGTTATGTTTGAATTGAATGAGCTATCCAGTACCTCCAATACCTCACTTTCTTTTCTCTGTTAATAAGTTGTTCTGTTTTAATAACCTACATAATTCAATCAAATGTGTTTCTCCAGGAATCGTTAAGTTTAATATGATGATTCTGATTCCAGAAATCCTGATAATTCAGAGGAACCTATACTAGATGACTGGGATGTCCTCTtaccctccatctctctccgtAATTGGAGCATTCCAGTGATGTCAGCGCCCAGCCTCAGAGCTCCAGCCAACAGCAAGGCAAGACTGATGAGGGAGGCGTGGCTCTTTGCCCCTGAGAAAGCAGAGGCCAGGTAACTGCATAGTGAGAGAAAATATTTAAGACAGTTAACATCCTAGGGTGAAAACTGTGGTTGCCAAAAAGTGGGGGAGTTTTTGCGGACTAACCAACCAACCGACAGTGAGACATAGAGCTGTTGGTCGCAGATACAAAGCAGCCACAGCACATTCTTACAGTCAGTGACACACAGGTGTTCTAACATGTCCCTCATTGACCTATGCAATAACAAACTCTTTATGTATGGGGATGGCAGCAAGTTAAGCTGTCTATTCCTGTCATTTCATTGTCTGTGCAAACATCTCTTACAAGGCCTAATTTCACATCCTCTGGGAAAACctttgattttatttactttggtAATATTTCATTTAATGGGCTGAAAAACACCTAGCTTCACTTTGTCCAAAGGTAAAAAAACCAACTACTGAGTTCAAAAACTGACACATTAGATCTTAATCAGGGTATGGCTGGGTATTGGTACTCCATACCTTTAAGGTATTAACCGAAATAACCCAGTACAAAGTAGTAATGAAACACCTCCTGTCAACCAATACCTGCATTAAATCCTGTCTGCTCCATGAGTCTCATCTCAGACCGTCTTGTCTCTCCACTGGATCAGTAAACTTTCTCTTGCTGCTGTCAGTTCAACACCTGGTTGGCACAagttaacacagcagcagcaagtaACATCCAACACATAGCCATTACACAGTCCCAACAAACACTCCTATGCCGAAATGGCTCAGCATTGTTGTCAAACCTGTAAATAACCATTAGGGAACGTTggccgtgtgatgctaacagttagccctgtcagaGCGTGTGTGCGGCCGGGTGACTTCTCTCTACTGTCCTTGGCATGAAGCTCACAGTCCCGCAGCAGTGGCTACAACTCATACAGTGGTGAAGCTGAGTGCAGTGAATTTATGAAGCTGGCAGTTCATTGTGCCAAGATggcacaaaatattccaaagTATGGCTATACTATGCGCCAATTCATTCAAACTGTGGGTAGCAAAGGAAGTACTCTATTGGTAACAGTATCAATTTAAGTGTTGAATATGTTTCGTTTCTCAGAGGAAATTTAGGGCTTTGTGGTGTTGTTGGGAGCTATATCAAAATCAAGCAGTGCATCTTAAAGTAAAGACCACATTTTATGACTTTCAAGTGTCACGAGTTCTGTCAACTTAAGTTTAAATGAACAACACAGCAGTAAAATAATATtgtttaagtgtctgatacctgatTGTTATCTAATTGAAgtctttgtctgtgtttctTAAGCGTGGAGAGGGCGTGGCCTGCAGAATGGTCATCTAAGGGTGCCGGCATGATGAAGAGGAAcatggtggtggctgatgatgCTGCCTTCAGAGAGAAGAGTAAACTCCTCACCTCCATGGAGAGACAGAAGTGGCTCAACTCCTACATGCAGAAACTACTGGTGGTTAATTCTTCATGATAATTAAGTCTTTacaacagaaaatcaaaccaCCTCTGGACCCTTCACTGGCGAAAAGCTTTTTAAAAAGGATACACCAAGTCTCTGGGTTATTGTCAGTCCGTCAACTTCTGAGACAAGAAAATATTGTAGACGTCAAAAGTCATTAACACCTGCTGTATTATAAGTGCTCAAGTCTAGCATCTTAAAATTCTATTCCCAGTTTTTGTAGCATTTTCACTGTATTATGATGCTGAAATTGAATGTTTTtcaatttgattaaaaaaaataaaaataaagatgtttttGATGACTGAACCTTGTGCTTGACTTCAAACCAGTGGTGGAACCAAGTCACTGTTTTGCAAGTTACAAGTTAGTCTCAAGGCCCAAGTCCTTAACTTTGAGTTAAGTCCCAAGTCCCAATGAGCTCCTCACCAACTGTaaagccattttaacaacagagtaataaaacattacatttaccAAACCATGAGTGCTTTTTACAAAttgtatttgttaaaatatgtttgctgAAAACAGTGAGACTTAACTTGATCATAAAAAAGTAGTGCTGCCATTGCACTTTTATAGCACCAGTACCACAACAGAATGAACTGTGTATGTTTCTGTTCTCTCTTGTTGTATTTTACTCATCTCATATTGGAATATTTCTATAATTTCTCATTCCAAATGTGTAAGATATTTTATGTAAGCCTTAAAATGATACTGTATGTTGTTGCGTGTTTCATAACTGAATAACATAAATAGatgaaaatgttaatttattgAGGACATAAAGGAAAATCAGTTGATTTGTGACAAACTCTTTATGTAATATACCTTTTCATTTTTGGGCTTGGGTGGAAGGTATGAAGTATTTTCAGGGTAAagggctcaagtccaagtgaagtcagaGTCATTGCTGTCAAAGTCAAGTtgccagtttgtttttgtttttttttttgtaaagtcaagtctaaagtcatcacaTTTGTGACTTGAATCTGACTTGTTTCAGTCAAAAGCAAGATGTAATTGTTGTTTAGAGACACATTTAGCACATTTAGACATTTGTAGCTTTCAAATTACAgtacaaaacaataaattgataGTTCCAGATAATGGGAGATGTGCTTGTGTGCTTTCTTTTCAAGAGTGAGATAAGAAGATTGAGACCAAGCTCAGAACTGATCTCGACTCAGGATgcagttagcctagcttagcatgaagTCTTGAAACAGGAGGAATATTTCCTTTTAAAGCTTAAAAAAATCCACCATCCAACATTCTTAAAGCGCGATTATTGGCAATACTGTAGTAGACTTTGGCAGCTGaatacaaaacatattttttttgggaaaacaaacaaacaaaaaaagcaaacaacttTTGACATAGCCAGACTAGCAGCCTCttcctgcttccagtctttacgCAAAGCTAGGCTAACTACCTACTGACCAAAATGTCTTATACAGTCCAGTTCTTCAACTCTCATCCACATTCTGAGAGGACAGATAATCTCATTCATCTACAGTGGCTCTGACTGCTGATCTTGTTGGGTAgaaatttcattttattctgtcaGAACACTGCAAGTCATTTTGTGAATAAGACGAATgtctaaaatgtattttacctGTAAACATTAAGTACAGCTTGCATATAtaagtaattttgtattttcttcatGTTAATGTTTAGTTATTTCCGAAAAATCTAGTGTTTCTGCCATTTgttaagcactttgtaactgttaAAAAATTTCATATAAAGGTTAATATCGGGGATTAGGGGTAcatcattatctgtatctgtacacAGAATGGGCGTGGTTAAATCAAGAAGTGGTTGATCTTAAACTGGAAATTTGTGGAACCTAACCAgaagccttcagctatcaggctcctcttctgtggagcCATCTTCAATGTGGAggcactgtctccacatttaaaagCAGACTTCAGACGTTCCTCATTAATAAGGCATATAATTCGGGCTGGCTAAGGCTTGCCTTGGAGAAGATAGGCTTGCTTATCAGAAGatactatatatttttttattcattaaaaaactATTTACAGAAATCTCAGGATTGAGCTTCATCTCATTGTTGATCACAAGAGTAAGAGATTGAACACAGCTACCCAATGTAGGATTTTCCATAATCACAAGTAGGGATATGATGATGATATTTGTACTTCTAAAATGTACATTATCCGTACTGCATACTCATCTTCTTTGAGTATACAGCTCAGCCCTAGTTAATATCATTTTCAGCTACAACAAACTTAAGGTGATGAAAGTTTATTCCCTTGTCAAATGGGAAAAGAtctggggccgtattcacagaCATTCTGAGAATGCTctctcctaacttagcctaaaaacttttagtaaggagtcttAGCTTACAAGTGAtataggaaagttctcagagcaattCTGAGCagggaagggacagaaacttttccCTCCTTTTACCTGAGTAGGTGTGGTTGTCCCAGTTGCTAGATATGATGCATTCAAACAGATGTGATTTGTTGCCACAGACATGCCCTTacgtgagcctgcaaggtgtggacacccagtggaaatgaaatgaactgcgtGACGACATGAGTGttttcattgttagtgtgatcactctgctgctgAAAGGTTGAAACAGGCATCACTGCTACActtagggttgggtaccattCATAACTGAACCGATACGGTACCGGTACCAGTATTTGGAattcggtaccggtaccaaacgATACCTTatttcagtactttttaaagtctaaacttctcagtttcaacattttattgagaacatttaggaacagtgctgcacgttaacttttgtctacatatttttttgtcgccattgttgctgagtctgaggtgcgagtcatgcgctctggctctgcctccacctcaggtaccgaaatttggcaccgatTCATTTTAGGTGAATCAGTACTCGGTAGTACCGACGTGAATgggtaccaagtacaaaaagtaccgagttttggtacccaaccctagctACAccgttgcatttttccagttttccaaatatcttattattgtgattattttatttctggaaTTATAGtgttaggtgggaaatgtgtgtgtgtatccctaatGTGATCGACCGCCAatattatccctgcacgatcttctgtagcatttcatttactcactgacATCCAGCATTTGGAGAATATTCCTCTGACCTGTTTctaccattttctcctctgcttaagaaaTTCTTAGGTATCTTAAAAGTCatcctaacagtttttcaccttaggagctcttttaaggtctaagatgcaactctttatactatgaagctttgtgaatacggcccctggtTTCTAATCCGAAAGTCAAGTGAATCTTTGGcaaactataaaatgaaaatcCATATTCTGTTTATTCTGAATTTATATGTCAGAAGTTTAAGGGTCAAAAAAAGTCTATGGCGGTATCAACACCAGTTCGTCCAGCCTGCCAATCATCTCCTGCAGCTGCatcctattggccagtctctGTCGGTCCCTCctctccagcagcagagcctcTGTCTGAAGAAGCAGCTGCACAGCCCGGGGTGCTGGGAGCTCGTCTGGAGTCTCGGCCACGTCGCAGGGCCCTTCTGCTGGGTGGCTGCTGTGTCTGACTGGCCTCTCAGTCTGGAGCCTGGCTCGGTAGACATCGGGGCAGGAGGGTAggcaggggagagaggagggaagaggagggaggcagGAGGTGTCCCATCCACCCTGCAACCTGtcttctcctctgtcctcagcATCCTGTCTGCCTCTCCTTTGTCCTTTCTGGGGCATAAGATGAAAAGATGACACAGAATAAGAGATACAGTAGAGTAACCTAACGTTACTATGCTAGAAATAGTAGCCAACTGCACACCAAAACCCATCTTGGTTCGTCTGTCCACTGTTcaaacaatcaccaactctagACGTGCAGGAGGCATGCTCAAACGCCAAAGCGACGCTGTCATGGCGCTCACACATTCCCTAGCGTCTACTATTTTTCAGGGCAGAACGGCTGTAACCTGAGATAAATAGACTTGTGGAATCCAGCAGCGCACACCGCTTGTCATGTGACatggaccaaccaatcacagccgacagatatctgtcccttcttccataaatatcagtctgtatctatctatctaacagcact
This window encodes:
- the pth2 gene encoding tuberoinfundibular peptide of 39 residues → MSELSAFPRTSFLLLCILGMTLVTSGFPQPGLPLRNPDNSEEPILDDWDVLLPSISLRNWSIPVMSAPSLRAPANSKARLMREAWLFAPEKAEASVERAWPAEWSSKGAGMMKRNMVVADDAAFREKSKLLTSMERQKWLNSYMQKLLVVNSS